One stretch of Brettanomyces nanus chromosome 4, complete sequence DNA includes these proteins:
- a CDS encoding uncharacterized protein (BUSCO:EOG09344AOW) produces the protein MSSTSTSEQLSPGSESQDIATVPASSFESNTSSATASVAYDVEPSSVYKRRSRLRIDDLVDPGTYQDAQINATDTSSGSSDLLIAATALGELGSSSPPKEPVAGTTSSDTIFDKVTSHPLISSSINYMLERTIYTSSSYLLSTPLSSTATTHSTVADSTMDGSLISPISALASSKQLSVINLNIESRRKLEMLIHFLKLGNSQLSERIESLIGMVESKRQASDALMLSNSQTPTQLSDNETSDAGQNDPLGEDSRLPTSQFDNGSTVSLASLPRTNSATSADNQGQFLSDESIQQMKDDIVSTVKKIVNVVSKVSASSLSEPARSNVREALLRLPSNWAALFEQEQQRDDENENDKEKEEEDDDDDDDDDISYKSHSNDNESIDDNASLETTYEDSRESWVQDDMNSEKFRNEIGNPNGSAKHIRRSVTQRLLANLFRYTGGVSSRSTTTFKTREWFGSKIRSQMMYDPNGKILVLAQESLDMINKIIKFCNENLDKAETWNTSKQMQQKKTLISKLQDMDYVSQNDNEKIETIVVKEPEDSS, from the exons ATGAGCTCTACATCTACTTCAGAACAGTTGAGTCCTGGCTCTGAGTCTCAAGACATAGCTACAGTTCCAGCGTCTAGCTTTGAGTCAAATACAAGTTCTGCCACTGCATCTGTCGCCTACGATGTGGAACCATCCTCTGTTTATAAGCGACGCTCTCGGCTGCGGATCGATGATCTGGTCGACCCTGGTACTTATCAAGATGCTCAAATTAATGCCACTGATACCTCTTCCGGGAGCAGTGATCTTTTAATTGCAGCCACGGCCCTTGGTGAACTTGGAAGTTCTTCGCCGCCTAAAGAACCTGTAGCGGGCACGACTAGCAGTGACACCATTTTTGACAAAGTCACCTCTCATCCTTTGATATCCAGTTCTATCAATTATATGCTCGAGAGAACTATCTACACTTCCAGCAGCTATCTTTTGTCCACTCCATTATCTTCTACTGCAACTACTCATTCCACTGTGGCTGATTCAACAATGGATGGTTCGCTTATATCTCCTATATCAGCTCTGGCCTCGTCAAAGC AGTTGAGCGTAATAAACTTGAATATTGAAAGTCGCAGGAAGCTGGAGATGTTAattcattttttgaagCTTGGTAACAGTCAGTTGAGCGAGCGTATAGAAAGTTTGATTGGGATGGTGGAAAGTAAGCGTCAGGCCTCTGATGCCCTTATGTTAAGTAATTCCCAGACTCCTACGCAGCTTAGTGATAATGAGACAAGCGATGCTGGACAGAATGATCCGCTTGGAGAAGATAGTCGGTTACCTACATCTCAGTTTGATAACGGTTCGACCGTTTCGTTGGCTTCTTTGCCACGCACAAATTCTGCCACTTCCGCAGATAACCAGGGTCAATTTCTTTCGGATGAATCCATTCAGCAGATGAAGGATGATATTGTCAGTACTGTCAAGAAAATTGTGAATGTTGTTTCTAAGGTGTCTGCCagttctctttctgagcCTGCCCGATCCAATGTGCGGGAAGCGCTTTTGAGATTGCCTTCAAACTGGGCTGCTTTGTTTGAACAAGAGCAGCAACGggatgatgagaatgagaatgacaaggagaaggaggaggaggatgatgatgatgacgatgacgatgacatCAGCTATAAAAGTCACAGCAATGATAATGAGAgcattgatgataatgCGTCTTTGGAAACAACATATGAGGATTCGCGAGAGTCCTGGGTTCAAGATGACATGAATAGCGAGAAGTTCAGGAACGAGATTGGTAACCCTAATGGATCCGCTAAGCATATACGTCGATCTGTTACACAAAGATTGCTTGCAAATCTCTTCCGTTACACTGGAGGTGTTAGTAGTAGATCTACAACTACGTTTAAAACCAGGGAATGGTTTGGAAGCAAGATTAGAAGTCAGATGATGTACGATCCTAATGGGAAAATTCTAGTTTTGGCACAGGAATCATTGGACATGATCAACAAGATTATCAAGTTTTGTAACGAGAATTTGGATAAGGCTGAGACATGGAATACATCGAAGCAGatgcagcagaagaagactttAATCAGTAAATTGCAAGATATGGACTACGTTTCGCAAAATGATAacgagaagattgagacAATTGTGGTAAAAGAACCTGAAGATTCATCCTAA
- a CDS encoding uncharacterized protein (BUSCO:EOG09340NMQ~EggNog:ENOG41) → MPALKLEKALKAMDYVLDDRPEEAFHLLGDHEEVAISELAYGVCEFLEATLGFEDQTMHHASDILSKVESKAWREKLISEKNKIKASAIYPPGTEFGVAYAEANLLNALLMLMSENFMETAKALIKLRRAYHTLDVMSKSMEKMSHGELTTAAEAVKNLGLDEISHCSSDSVNSTSHFADIPVPLTNRQLEDKKVIIKLESIYRMRKARIGGSHIGNPPVAKALRTHLGDQETTPQIEGKEEQYGDPDIASVDEYIHSGVNLCFGILQVVLSLLPPGLGRVLSIVGFKGSRENGLKMVWKASQERNIHGGIGLLALLVFYDGPFQFTDVDFDVPSISEMKIIEEKRDNTVPSLQSKNITSNEMDCDTDSSDIGSFETAVSLQSTVSSINKIAQEKMDLERKATRGDGEPTILHPGPKLVKTLLHARALFPNSNLWLLQESRMLAGRGRLEEAVKLMDSANKSQMKQVDALMYFDRCMLLVFLHRFERAAEEFISLMKVNSYSHALYMYFAGACYLEAYRMCETGLFLPEDKDGDTHDRVDPKKKEEYKMLAEKCLLEAPKLIGKKKFMARILPFEKFVNRKFKEIIQRKKETQLPLIDCVGTSPIHELAYFWNGYNRMPENCLRLSIKLLGYNASRIIDPELDLVNPKTGKTYSSFAETREQGMIRNTLQSISLRRLGKLEKGMKVLDEGVLCYITESGRADPHDKLFKLSENPWLYPTALYEKALFCWKINGVAGLQDSMDWLKKSQSYGGDDYELSTRVSMKTKAAIDRLEDLDFESSI, encoded by the exons ATGCCT GCTCTGAAACTTGAGAAAGCTTTAAAGGCCATGGACTATGTGTTGGATGATCGgccagaagaagcattccATTTGCTTGGAGATCATGAGGAAGTGGCAATTTCGGAACTTGCCTATGGTGTGTGCGAATTTTTGGAGGCTACACTAGGATTCGAAGATCAGACTATGCATCACGCAAGCGATATTTTATCAAAAGTGGAAAGCAAGGCTTGGAGAGAGAAGCTGATTTCcgaaaaaaacaaaataaAGGCGTCCGCAATATACCCTCCGGGTACAGAATTTGGTGTGGCCTACGCCGAAGCCAATCTCCTTAACGCATTGCTCATGTTAATGAGCGAAAACTTCATGGAGACTGCAAAGGCTTTGATCAAATTGAGGAGGGCTTACCATACACTTGATGTTATGAGTAAGTCAATGGAAAAAATGAGCCACGGTGAACTAACTACCGCTGCTGAAGCGGTAAAAAACCTTGGACTCGACGAAATATCCCATTGCAGCTCGGATTCAGTGAATTCTACTTCACATTTTGCAGATATTCCAGTTCCTTTGACCAACCGGCAACTGGAGGATAAAAAGGTGATCATCAAACTTGAAAGTATCTATAGGATGAGGAAAGCACGTATTGGTGGCTCACATATAGGCAATCCACCTGTGGCGAAGGCCCTTAGAACTCATTTAGGAGATCAAGAGACTACACCCCAAATCGAAGGTAAAGAAGAGCAATATGGAGATCCAGATATAGCGAGTGTTGACGAATATATCCATTCAGGTGTCAACCTTTGCTTTGGAATCTTGCAGGTCGTTCTATCTTTACTACCCCCAGGATTGGGACGCGTTCTTTCCATCGTTGGTTTCAAGGGATCCCGAGAAAACGGGCTTAAAATGGTTTGGAAGGCATCGCAAGAGAGAAATATTCACGGAGGCATCGGCTTGTTGGCGTTGTTGGTCTTTTACGACGGTCCTTTCCAATTTACCGATGTTGATTTTGACGTACCATCGATATCTGAAATGAAGATCATCGAAGAAAAACGGGATAACACAGTACCAAGCCTGCAGTCTAAGAATATTACATCCAATGAGATGGATTGCGATACCGACTCTTCGGATATAGGTTCGTTCGAAACCGCTGTATCGCTTCAGTCGACTGTGTCTTCTATAAATAAGATTGCtcaagagaagatggatcTAGAACGTAAGGCTACTCGTGGTGATGGTGAACCTACCATTCTACATCCAGGTCCGAAACTTGTGAAAACGTTATTACATGCTAGGGCATTGTTTCCTAACAGTAACTTGTGGCTTCTCCAGGAGTCTAGAATGCTTGCAGGTAGAGGTAGATTGGAAGAAGCGGTAAAATTGATGGATTCTGCCAATAAAAGTCAAATGAAACAGGTTGATGCGCTTATGTACTTCGACAGATGCATGCTTCTTGTGTTTTTACATAGATTTGAGAGGGCTGCCGAAGAGTTCATATCTTTGATGAAGGTCAACTCATATTCTCATGCCTTATACATGTACTTCGCTGGAGCGTGCTACTTAGAAGCCTATCGGATGTGTGAGACCGGACTCTTCTTACCTGAAGATAAGGACGGTGATACGCATGATCGAGTTGATCctaaaaagaaggaagagtaTAAGATGCTTGCGGAAAAGTGTCTTCTAGAGGCCCCTAAACTCATtggcaagaagaagtttatGGCTAGGATACTACCATTCGAAAAATTCGTGAAcagaaagttcaaagagattatacagaggaagaaagagactcAATTACCATTAATTGACTGTGTGGGTACATCCCCCATTCATGAACTTGCCTACTTCTGGAATGGCTATAATCGTATGCCCGAGAACTGCCTTCGTCTCTCCATTAAATTGCTTGGCTACAATGCCAGCCGAATAATAGATCCCGAATTAGACCTTGTTAATCCGAAAACAGGTAAGACTTATAGTTCCTTTGCGGAAACCAGAGAGCAGGGTATGATCAGAAATACATTACAGTCAATATCTCTAAGAAGGTTGGGGAAATTGGAAAAGGGGATGAAGGTACTCGACGAAGGTGTGCTGTGTTACATTACTGAATCAGGAAGGGCAGACCCTCATGATAAACTATTCAAACTATCTGAAAATCCTTGGCTATACCCTACTGCGCTCTATGAAAAGGCCCTTTTCTGCTGGAAAATCAACGGTGTGGCAGGATTGCAAGACAGTATGGACTGGCTTAAAAAATCTCAGTCGTATGGTGGAGACGACTATGAATTGAGTACGAGGGTATCCATGAAAACGAAAGCCGCCATCGATAGACTTGAGGATTTAGACTTTGAGTCGAGCATATAA
- the GAS5 gene encoding 1,3-beta-glucanosyltransferase (CAZy:GH72~EggNog:ENOG41), which produces MKFSTLGLAFAIGATAAASLPAINITGNAFFNSETGERFYIRGVDYQPGGSSNLTDPLGDSTICGRDIPYFEELGLNTIRVYSVDNTLDHSECMQMLDDAGIYLILDLNTPDASISRYDPGCSYNAVYLNEVFSTVDEFSNYTNILGFFAANELVNNNASLDTAPYIKAVVRDTKKYIKARGYRQIPVGYSAADVSSLRKELADYLNCGNDTDAKIDMLGVNDYSWCGQSSFTTSGYSEKVEMYTGFSVPIFLSEYGCNQVPGSRPFTEVKSIYSTQMSPVFSGGLVYQYTEDSSKYGLVEIEGDSVETLTDFENLKDELNLTSDPIGDGDYSATGEESACPTDWAFSINIPTAPDGLSKLLKNGATGGNGFDAETQNSCGDDAYYVSSTITANSSSMEHTSSSTASSAHSTSTKSSSSSSKGIADQLEAHGMTALLALIAIRKIYIK; this is translated from the exons ATGAAGTTTTCTACATTAGGTTTGGCATTTGCGATTGGTGCCACGGCAGCTGCCAGTCTACCCGCCATAAATATCACTGGAAATGCTTTCTTTAATTCGGAAACTGGTGAGAGATTCTACATTAGAGGTGTTGACTATCAACCTGGAGGTTCTTCGAACTTGACTGATCCCTTAGGGGACTCCACAATCTGCGGGAGAGATATCCCTTATTTTGAGGAGTTAGGCTTAAATACCATAAGAGTTTACTCTGTTGATAATACATTAGACCACTCGGAATGTATGCAGATGTTGGATGACGCTGGAATCTATTTGATTCTTGATCTCAACACCCCTGACGCCTCTATTTCTCGTTACGATCCTGGCTGCTCCTATAATGCCGTCTATCTTAATGAGGTGTTTTCTACTGTTGATGAGTTTTCCAATTACACCAACATCTTGGGATTTTTTGCAGCAAACGAGTTGGTTAACAACAACGCCAGCTTAGACACTGCCCCTTATATAAAGGCCGTCGTTAGAGACACCAAAAAGTATATTAAGGCCAGAGGTTACCGTCAAATCCCAGTAGGCTATTCTGCGGCCGATGTTTCCTCTTTGAGGAAGGAACTTGCGGATTACCTAAATTGCGGTAACGACACTGATGCCAAGATTGATATGCTTGGTGTCAACGATTACTCTTGGTGTGGTCAGTCCTCGTTCACTACTTCTGGATATTCTGAAAAGGTTGAAATGTACACAGGATTTTCGGTCcccatctttctttctgaataCGGTTGCAACCAGGTGCCTGGCTCGAGACCATTCACCGAGGTTAAATCAATTTATTCGACGCAGATGTCCCCCGTGTTCTCTGGTGGTTTGGTTTATCAGTATACAGAGGATTCTTCCAAGTACGGTCTAGTCGAAATCGAGGGAGACTCTGTAGAGACCTTAACCgactttgaaaatcttAAAGATGAATTAAACTTGACGTCCGATCCAATCGGTGACGGTGATTACTCTGCTACCGGAGAAGAGTCTGCTTGCCCCACTGACTGGGCTTTCAGTATTAATATTCCTACTGCACCAGATGGCTTGTCTAAGTTATTGAAGAACGGTGCCACTGGTGGTAATGGCTTTGATGCCGAGACTCAGAACTCCTGTGGTGACGATGCATACTACGTTAGCTCTACCATCACTGCTAACTCGTCTTCCATGGAGCATACTTCCTCTTCGACTGCATCATCTGCCCATTCGACCTCCAcaaaatcttcttcttcgtcttccaAGGGCATCGCGGATCAGCTTGAGGCCCACGGTATGACGGCACTCTTGGCTCTTATTGCCA TTCGGAAGATTTACATTAAGTAA
- a CDS encoding uncharacterized protein (EggNog:ENOG41) encodes MSSSQNANSSGEKISDLNVVNAVATTKRRVIKSRDADVTLKFMERNGGEVPEITPERERKLAKKTTIIIILLTSITNLLLYSDKATLSYASIFELWKDTNLNQNRYNNANTLFYVGYMVGQVNLLLMQRLPIGRLLSVLVFVWAALMFLHCTAHNYQGIYALRFFLGFVESIVIPILNTTMAQFLTADEKAATAPVFYSTCLGVTIPVGFIAYGVLHANVAIPIWKLFMIIIGSCTIAWLVIVVFFYPNNPTDARFLSTEEKVWVIRRVQRTTGASIEQKVFKKHQAKEALKDPITWLFGLFFLLQQLANNLPYQQNLLFEGIGNIDNLDSTLVSVASGGFAAICCFIATGIMYYKRNITAYSVFFWTIPSFAASIAVVALPWDDKIALLGMLCLASPLFGIPWILMFSWNSTSCSGYTKKLIRNAVVMLCYGIANLISPQLWQESDGPRYIPAWIVQIVLSFFTAPIIALVIRYLLNKRNILREAASQEKSETSSGYVEEDDGAEIKVNKASLDLTDFENEEFIYPL; translated from the coding sequence ATGTCTTCTTCGCAGAATGCTAACTCGAGTGGAGAGAAAATCTCCGACTTGAATGTTGTCAACGCTGTTGCCACCACCAAGCGCAGGGTCATTAAGTCTAGAGATGCTGATGTTACTTTAAAGTTTATGGAGAGAAACGGAGGTGAGGTTCCTGAAATTACCCCtgagagagagagaaagtTAGCTAAAAAGACCACTATCATTATTATTTTGCTAACGTCGATAACTAATTTGCTACTTTATAGTGACAAGGCTACGCTATCATATGCGAGTATCTTCGAGTTGTGGAAAGACACTAACTTGAATCAAAATCGGTATAATAATGCGAACACTCTCTTCTATGTTGGATACATGGTAGGTCAGgtcaatcttctcctcatgCAGAGATTACCGATCGGTCGACTTCTATCAGTTCTCGTTTTTGTTTGGGCTGCCCTTATGTTTTTACATTGTACCGCTCACAATTACCAAGGAATATATGCTTTGAGATTCTTTTTGGGATTTGTCGAAAGTATCGTTATTCCTATTTTGAACACTACAATGGCTCAATTTCTCACTGCAGATGAAAAGGCCGCTACTGCTCCTGTTTTCTACTCGACTTGTCTTGGTGTCACAATTCCAGTTGGTTTCATAGCCTACGGAGTTCTCCACGCTAACGTTGCTATACCAATCTGGAAGCTATTTATGATTATCATCGGTTCTTGCACCATTGCTTGGCTTGTTATAGTAGTATTCTTTTACCCCAACAATCCTACGGATGCCAGATTTCTATcaactgaagaaaaggTGTGGGTTATCAGAAGAGTGCAACGAACCACAGGTGCTTCGATTGAGCAGAAAGTGTTCAAGAAACATCAAGCCAAAgaggctttgaaggatCCAATAACATGGTTATTTGgtctttttttcctcttaCAACAATTGGCCAACAATTTGCCATATCAGCAGAATCTTTTGTTTGAAGGTATCGGTAATATTGACAACTTAGATTCTACTTTGGTGTCAGTGGCCAGTGGTGGGTTTGCTGCAATATGTTGTTTCATTGCTACCGGAATCATGTATTACAAGAGGAACATTACTGCTTACTCAGTGTTTTTCTGGACCATTCCCTCTTTTGCCGCTTCTATTGCCGTGGTGGCTCTTCCTTGGGACGACAAGATTGCTTTATTGGGCATGTTATGTCTTGCATCGCCATTATTCGGTATTCCATGGATTCTAATGTTTTCTTGGAACAGTACAAGCTGTTCTGGATATACCAAAAAGTTAATTAGAAATGCTGTTGTTATGCTTTGTTACGGTATTGCTAATTTGATTTCTCCACAGCTTTGGCAAGAATCAGATGGCCCCAGATACATTCCTGCATGGATTGTTCaaattgttctttctttctttacagCCCCAATTATTGCTTTGGTCATCCGGTATCTTCTCAACAAAAGAAACATATTAAGAGAGGCTGCTTCACAAGAGAAATCAGAAACTTCGTCGGGATAcgttgaagaggatgatggAGCTGAAATCAAGGTTAATAAGGCATCCTTGGATCTAACAGATTTCGAGAACGAAGAATTCATATATCCTTTGTGA
- a CDS encoding uncharacterized protein (MEROPS:MER0003798~EggNog:ENOG41), whose translation MEQLPEINEKDCLEFLSNFVKIPSHSKTPAEIDAIKYVTKAMKDIGLDASNVGFKDKNDGMQRFDSVGIWKGTGKKEGGRKLLFNGHVDVNPVSEGWTVDPYGGKYDDKFIYGIGVSNMKSGCSSYYMAVKTLKNAGYKVSKDVTLTFVVGELQGGAGTVALIEQGVVTKATADCFINCEPTDVVALTMHAGSAIFSVNVIGDTRHMSKREEATDSILASMDAIDRMTDMTFSHAKSKVHESINRCHIGTIRGGLGRKYEDWRQPQVADFVTFEGAARYAPGQDVSIVLEDLDTKMKETQKKYPKMKYELSIVKRDCMPPYEVDPKAQIVQTLNKHYKFVRGYEQPTGAIKPPCFYGSDAGHLYEKLGMEGIVCGPGGKYNTMPDERVDIPDYLDTIRIFMRTIVETCGAYKE comes from the coding sequence ATGGAGCAACTACCAGAGATTAATGAAAAGGATTGTTTGGAATTCTTGTCAAACTTTGTCAAGATTCCATCACACTCGAAAACACCAGCGGAGATCGATGCCATCAAGTACGTGACGAAAGCCATGAAGGATATAGGCCTTGATGCATCAAATGTCGGATTCAAAGACAAAAATGATGGAATGCAGCGGTTCGACTCTGTTGGTATTTGGAAAGGTACTGGCAAAAAAGAGGGAGGCAGGAAGCTACTTTTTAACGGTCATGTGGATGTTAACCCTGTCAGTGAGGGCTGGACTGTTGACCCATATGGAGGTAAATACGATGATAAGTTCATTTATGGTATTGGCGTGTCCAACATGAAATCTGGATGCTCTTCTTACTATATGGCTGTGAAGACCTTGAAAAATGCAGGCTACAAAGTCTCTAAGGATGTAACTTTGACTTTTGTCGTCGGTGAGTTGCAAGGAGGTGCTGGTACTGTGGCCCTCATCGAACAAGGTGTGGTTACCAAAGCGACTGCCGATTGCTTCATAAACTGCGAGCCTACTGACGTGGTTGCTTTAACCATGCATGCAGGCTCTGCAATTTTCAGTGTAAATGTGATTGGTGACACCAGACATATGTCTAAAAGAGAGGAGGCCACAGATTCTATCTTGGCTTCCATGGATGCAATTGACAGAATGACTGACATGACGTTCTCTCATGCCAAAAGCAAAGTTCATGAATCCATCAACAGATGTCACATTGGTACGATTAGAGGTGGTTTGGGAAGAAAATACGAGGACTGGAGACAGCCCCAGGTTGCCGATTTTGTCACTTTTGAAGGAGCAGCCAGGTATGCTCCAGGTCAAGACGTGTCTATCGTGCTAGAAGACTTAGACACTAAAATGAAAGAAACTCAGAAGAAGTATCCGAAGATGAAGTACGAATTGAGCATCGTGAAAAGAGATTGTATGCCACCTTATGAGGTTGATCCAAAGGCACAAATTGTTCAAACTTTGAACAAGCACTACAAGTTCGTGCGTGGCTACGAGCAGCCCACAGGTGCAATAAAACCTCCTTGCTTTTATGGAAGTGATGCCGGTCACCTTTACGAAAAGTTGGGCATGGAAGGTATTGTTTGCGGTCCAGGTGGCAAATACAATACAATGCCTGATGAAAGGGTTGATATTCCAGATTACTTGGACACTATTAGGATTTTCATGCGAACCATTGTTGAAACATGCGGCGCATATAAAGAGTAG
- a CDS encoding uncharacterized protein (EggNog:ENOG41), with protein MSGSSLIVDDSSTPRPATGNKHRKACANCIKRKVKCSSERPSCKNCLSSGRKCFYTPYEKKISVLLSKYQGMEATISKLKSQLDGMAQLKTLREDLRSSKFSPNTPISSDRTEITSGSILVSGSSDGIVRKLEEMQNHHPIDSKVGNNMTPLQSSSEMKDQIDRCGSIVHNLLKSLSLEEAFQLIDQCHFFLNDIYFPYDVNLMKLKLRRAYRPVSNFAPFLQQEDSYFKPLVLLTFALGKRYFGESNDIIQSLLSYSLLLVTPVTKLKQKKDSYLLVSVYTMASFYFRSINLEEDSIMYSNLSLQYAAHLKLHEFEKLELFEGELKSRIMWVCFGSNRTLSAKMGNPFILSSQQISRPLPHLISYDEDGTMISDINLGHDMCPNESEFRAYIDLTCIAEEICKVIYSNSSSATLTSNLGNIIQRLISWNSTLPDNYRFDRTFNGREKKHKRLICSLHLNYCFCIHLTTIPILYSLVEKKKYHEKALNINENLTELITICVNAAEMTVNVLLSCHKEGALAIFGVMDLDYIYSSSLSFFMCGDVLGLQYVQNRRLLDSCLFLLKEMAKSGNECAQAKYDRLQDLIETYRKQNPKATVKIEPGPGGDQILSGTAHIQPLGLQDEYETLVPESSWFMDPRIVETFQGLTDDDLDIWENGYRNLQQLDSYWDNFQRSLFNGDVM; from the coding sequence ATGTCTGGTAGTTCTCTAATAGTCGATGATTCATCAACTCCAAGACCGGCAACAGGCAATAAGCATCGGAAGGCATGTGCTAATTGCATAAAGAGAAAGGTCAAATGTTCGAGTGAACGACCTTCATGTAAGAATTGCTTAAGTTCGGGACGAAAATGTTTTTATACACCGtatgagaaaaaaataagtGTTCTTTTATCGAAATACCAGGGTATGGAGGCGACGATATCTAAGCTCAAAAGCCAACTTGATGGAATGGCACAGCTGAAGACTTTGAGAGAAGATTTGCGTTCTTCCAAATTCAGCCCCAACACACCCATCAGCTCCGACCGTACAGAAATAACGTCAGGATCGATCTTAGTGTCCGGCTCGTCTGATGGAATAGTCAGAAAATTGGAGGAGATGcagaatcatcatcctATCGACTCAAAGGTGGGGAATAACATGACTCCTTTGCAGAGTTCCAGCGAAATGAAGGATCAAATAGATAGATGTGGCAGTATAGTTCACAATCTACTGAAGTCATTGTCCTTGGAAGAAGCATTTCAGCTTATAGATCAGTgccatttctttctgaacGATATTTATTTTCCCTACGATGTgaacttgatgaaattgaagttgaGAAGGGCTTATCGCCCTGTTTCAAACTTTGCTCCTTTCTTACAACAAGAGGATTCTTATTTCAAACCTTTAGTACTTTTGACTTTTGCGTTGGGAAAGAGGTATTTTGGAGAATCAAATGATATTATTCAATCATTGCTGTCCTACTCTTTACTGTTGGTGACACCGGTTACTaaattgaagcagaaaaagGATTCCTATCTTTTGGTTTCCGTGTACACCATGGCCAGCTTTTATTTCAGATCCATCAATCTGGAAGAGGATTCAATTATGTATTCTAACTTATCATTGCAGTATGCTGCACACCTCAAATTGCATGAATTCGAGAAGTTGGAACTTTTCGAAGGGGAATTGAAGTCGAGAATTATGTGGGTTTGCTTTGGTTCAAACCGAACCTTATCAGCTAAAATGGGCAATCCATTCATACTATCGTCGCAGCAGATTTCCAGGCCACTTCCTCATTTGATCTCATACGACGAAGACGGTACTATGATTTCTGATATAAATTTAGGCCATGACATGTGCCCTAACGAGAGTGAGTTTAGAGCTTACATAGATTTGACTTGCATTGCAGAAGAGATTTGCAAGGTGATATACTCAAATAGTTCCTCTGCCACTTTGACATCAAATCTTGGTAACATTATTCAGCGGCTCATATCGTGGAATTCCACTCTCCCTGATAATTACCGGTTTGATAGGACGTTTAATGGCagggaaaagaagcataAGCGGCTGATCTGTTCTCTGCATTTGAATTATTGCTTTTGCATTCATCTTACTACCATCCCTATCTTGTACAGTCTGGtcgagaagaaaaagtacCATGAAAAGGCTCTGAATATCAATGAAAACCTGACAGAACTAATTACAATCTGTGTTAATGCTGCTGAGATGACCGTGAATGTTCTTTTGAGCTGCCATAAAGAAGGAGCGCTTGCAATATTTGGGGTGATGGACTTGGACTATATTTACAGTTCTTCGTTGTCATTTTTCATGTGTGGCGATGTTCTTGGCTTACAGTATGTTCAAAACAGGAGACTACTAGATTCATGCCTCTTCctattgaaggagatggCAAAATCTGGCAACGAATGTGCGCAAGCCAAGTATGACAGATTGCAAGATCTAATCGAAACATACCGAAAGCAGAATCCAAAAGCAACGGTAAAAATTGAGCCAGGACCAGGTGGAGATCAAATACTATCTGGGACGGCACACATTCAGCCATTGGGACTACAGGATGAATATGAGACTCTAGTGCCCGAATCCTCATGGTTTATGGATCCTAGAATTGTTGAGACTTTTCAAGGATTaacagatgatgatctcGATATTTGGGAGAATGGTTATCGTAACCTTCAGCAACTTGATTCTTATTGGGATAATTTCCAGAGAAGCCTTTTTAACGGTGATGTAATGTGA